Proteins from a single region of Macaca nemestrina isolate mMacNem1 chromosome 13, mMacNem.hap1, whole genome shotgun sequence:
- the LOC105465414 gene encoding G patch domain-containing protein 11, whose amino-acid sequence MKLNMAEEEDYMSDSFINVQEDIRPGLPMLRQIREARRKEEKQQEANLKNRQKSLKEEEQERRNVGLKNALGCENKGFALLQKMGYKSGQALGKSGGGIVEPIPLNIKTGKSGIGHEASLKRKAEEKLESYRKKIHMKNQAEEKAAEQFRMRLKNKQDEMKLEGDLRRSQRACQQLDAQKNIQVPREAWYWLRLEEETEEDEEEKEQDEDEYKSEDLSVLEKLQILTSYLREEHLYCIWCGTAYEDKEDLSSNCPGPTSADHD is encoded by the exons ATGAAGTTGAACATGGCAGAAGAAGAGGACTATATGTCTGATTCCTTCATTAATGTCCA AGAAGATATCAGACCAGGATTGCCAATGCTAAGGCAAATCCGAGAAGCCCGccgaaaagaagaaaagcaacaggaagccaatttgaaaaacaggcagaagagtttaaaagaagaagaacaagaaagaCGTAACGTTGGGTTGAAGAATGCACTAGGCTGTGAAAACAAAGGGTTTGCCTTGCTGCAAAAGATGGGCTATAAAAGTGGTCAGGCACTTGGCAAGAGTG GGGGTGGTATTGTTGAACCGATTCCTCTCAATATCAAAACAG GGAAAAGTGGCATTGGTCATGAGGCATCATTAAAACGGAAAGCAGAGGAAAAATTGGAAAGCTACAGAAAAAAGATTCACATGAAAAACCAAGCTGAAGAAAAAGCTGCAGAACAGTTTCG AATGCGACTTAAAAATAAGCAAGATGAAATGAAGCTAGAAGGAGATCTCAGAAGAAGCCAGCGAGCCTGTCAACAATTGGATGCCCAGAAA AATATTCAGGTTCCCAGGGAAGCATGGTACTGGTTGAGGCTTGAAGAGGAGactgaagaagatgaagaagaaaaagaacaggatgAAGATGAATATAAGAGTGAAGATTTAAGC GTACtggaaaaattacaaatattgaCTAGTTATTTAAGAGAAGAACATCTGTATTGTATTTGGTGTGGAACAGCCTATGAAG